From bacterium:
TCAAGAGTATCACTCAAACCACCCCCTACACTTATCACTTTGAATCCATAACCCTCTAAAGTCACTTTTTCTTTTTCTACGATCTCGGTAAGCATATTGCATGCCACGCTCAACTGCTTGCACTGCAACTCTAAATACAT
This genomic window contains:
- a CDS encoding 50S ribosomal protein L20; this translates as VFRVAVQAVERGMQYAYRDRRKRKSDFRGLWIQSDKCRGWFE